The Triticum aestivum cultivar Chinese Spring chromosome 7B, IWGSC CS RefSeq v2.1, whole genome shotgun sequence genome window below encodes:
- the LOC123163029 gene encoding uncharacterized protein isoform X2: MCRYQQDGRDLEEAPSSSPRLVAVCVDSSKNSMSAFKWAVEEALAGNSQPQPIVLVHVKQPAQPHVREILLPFRVFCARKGVFCMDAVLDDGHGDVARSIVEFASRGVVERLVVGATARGLFRRFMAADDIPTAVYKGAPDFCEVYVIGEAGKVSSVRASTDRAPSASPLWPEIRRLAEAAASPPAGRNRLGRRYGGSVSMPDSILQENQELRRANETLAQRHEVHTRMILMLFAELGKEPPRELLHNIQTPSDMNGRQEPVTFNTLFHEQDIHVT, from the exons ATGTGCAGGTACCAGCAGGATGGCCGGGATCTGGAAGAGGCGCCGTCGAGCTCGCCGCGGCTGGTGGCGGTGTGCGTCGACAGTAGCAAGAACAGCATGAGCGCGTTCAAATGGGCCGTCGAGGAGGCGCTCGCGGGGAACAGTCAGCCCCAGCCCATCGTCCTCGTCCACGTCAAGCAGCCGGCGCAGCCGCACGTCAGGGAGATCCTCCTCCCGTTCCGCGTCTTCTGCGCGCGCAAAGGC GTCTTCTGCATGGACGCGGTGCTGGACGACGGCCACGGCGACGTGGCCAGGTCGATCGTCGAGTTCGCGTCGCGCGGCGTCGTCGAAAGGCTCGTCGTCGGCGCCACCGCGAGGGGCCTCTTCCGAAG GTTCATGGCGGCCGACGACATCCCGACGGCCGTCTACAAGGGCGCGCCCGACTTCTGCGAGGTATACGTGATCGGCGAGGCCGGCAAGGTCTCGTCCGTCCGAGCCTCCACGGACAGGGCTCCGAGCGCGTCCCCGCTTTGGCCGGAGATACGCAGGCTCGCCGAGGCGGCCGCTAGTCCACCGGCGGGACGTAACCGGCTGGGGCGCCGATATGGCGGGTCGGTTTCCATGCCCGATAGTATATTGCAAGAGAATCAGGAGCTCCGTCGTGCCAATGAGACTCTGGCACAGCGGCACGAAGTCCACACCCGGATGATTTTG ATGCTTTTCGCGGAGTTGGGTAAAGAACCGCCCCGGGAGCTACTACACAATATTCAAACTCCGAGCGATATGAATGGACGACAAGAGCCTGTTACATTCAACACCCTGTTTCACGAACAGGATATTCATGTCACATAG
- the LOC123163029 gene encoding U-box domain-containing protein 52-like isoform X1, producing MCRYQQDGRDLEEAPSSSPRLVAVCVDSSKNSMSAFKWAVEEALAGNSQPQPIVLVHVKQPAQPHVREILLPFRVFCARKGVFCMDAVLDDGHGDVARSIVEFASRGVVERLVVGATARGLFRRRFMAADDIPTAVYKGAPDFCEVYVIGEAGKVSSVRASTDRAPSASPLWPEIRRLAEAAASPPAGRNRLGRRYGGSVSMPDSILQENQELRRANETLAQRHEVHTRMILMLFAELGKEPPRELLHNIQTPSDMNGRQEPVTFNTLFHEQDIHVT from the exons ATGTGCAGGTACCAGCAGGATGGCCGGGATCTGGAAGAGGCGCCGTCGAGCTCGCCGCGGCTGGTGGCGGTGTGCGTCGACAGTAGCAAGAACAGCATGAGCGCGTTCAAATGGGCCGTCGAGGAGGCGCTCGCGGGGAACAGTCAGCCCCAGCCCATCGTCCTCGTCCACGTCAAGCAGCCGGCGCAGCCGCACGTCAGGGAGATCCTCCTCCCGTTCCGCGTCTTCTGCGCGCGCAAAGGC GTCTTCTGCATGGACGCGGTGCTGGACGACGGCCACGGCGACGTGGCCAGGTCGATCGTCGAGTTCGCGTCGCGCGGCGTCGTCGAAAGGCTCGTCGTCGGCGCCACCGCGAGGGGCCTCTTCCGAAG AAGGTTCATGGCGGCCGACGACATCCCGACGGCCGTCTACAAGGGCGCGCCCGACTTCTGCGAGGTATACGTGATCGGCGAGGCCGGCAAGGTCTCGTCCGTCCGAGCCTCCACGGACAGGGCTCCGAGCGCGTCCCCGCTTTGGCCGGAGATACGCAGGCTCGCCGAGGCGGCCGCTAGTCCACCGGCGGGACGTAACCGGCTGGGGCGCCGATATGGCGGGTCGGTTTCCATGCCCGATAGTATATTGCAAGAGAATCAGGAGCTCCGTCGTGCCAATGAGACTCTGGCACAGCGGCACGAAGTCCACACCCGGATGATTTTG ATGCTTTTCGCGGAGTTGGGTAAAGAACCGCCCCGGGAGCTACTACACAATATTCAAACTCCGAGCGATATGAATGGACGACAAGAGCCTGTTACATTCAACACCCTGTTTCACGAACAGGATATTCATGTCACATAG